The Hyperolius riggenbachi isolate aHypRig1 chromosome 3, aHypRig1.pri, whole genome shotgun sequence genome window below encodes:
- the LOC137560993 gene encoding mitochondrial import inner membrane translocase subunit Tim29-like, protein MAGRYIGALWRRSCSSSAAPVVEAQIKPGFWERMKNRKFVIWTKGLLRDYGAACKDIAVDAKERPGKAALYISLLAGAAVCSSKAPSEHSFECSLLEASCTLLLLSPWTRSGRSDQHVQRLTELRNEGRLRHINFMVFSLMYEAPYDEECDLYPTHCPHLKPRLTDFPSRVLDIGFFGHWWLLQQMMKDYDINEEEFSHLPAHMKTISYNDLHSLENEKLYDLKFKHVMNEDKIPDA, encoded by the exons ATGGCGGGCCGCTATATCGGGGCTCTGTGGCGGAGGTCGTGCTCCAGCAGTGCGGCCCCGGTGGTGGAGGCGCAAATTAAGCCAGGATTCTGGGAGCGGATGAAGAACAGGAAGTTCG TCATTTGGACTAAAGGCCTCCTGCGTGATTATGGTGCGGCCTGCAAAGACATAGCTGTTGATGCCAAGGAACGACCTGGCAAAGCCGCATTGTACATTTCCCTTCTTGCTGGTGCTGCTGTTTGCTCATCCAAAGCACCCTCTGAGCACTCCTTCGAATGCTCGCTGCTAGAAGCCTCCTGCACTCTCCTCCTACTGTCCCCCTGGACCAGAAGTGGAAGGTCTGACCAACACGTCCAGAGGCTGACGGAGCTGAGAAATGAGGGACGCCTGCGTCACATCAACTTCATGGTCTTTTCTCTTATGTATGAAGCCCCTTACGATGAAGAATGTGACCTCTATCCCACCCACTGTCCTCATCTTAAGCCTCGCCTCACTGACTTCCCCAGCAGAGTCCTGGACATTGGCTTCTTTGGACACTGGTGGCTGCTACAGCAGATGATGAAGGACTATGATATAAATGAAGAGGAGTTCAGTCACCTCCCTGCTCACATGAAGACCATTTCCTATAACGATCTTCACTCTTTGGAAAATGAGAAGCTGTATGATCTCAAGTTCAAACATGTGATGAATGAGGATAAAATACCTGATGCTTAG
- the LOC137562154 gene encoding protein YIPF2-like, which translates to MASSDQLHFQEFEEAAVLLSENPNATTKSSSDETRPQHATLHMGGDSEGDEEETDQTELLAPEKKPSGFWTFQYYQDLFDVDTYQVLDRIRASFIPIPGRNFVRHHLRNNPDLYGSFICISCQGDTSAIFGSTQASEDQWFCTAHAQERALAHAQYRAARLQKPECFPSLPNPGDTSHNC; encoded by the exons ATGGCTTCCTCAGACCAGCTTCACTTCCAAG AATTTGAAGAGGCCGCTGTTCTTCTTTCTGAAAATCCAAATGCAACAACCAAGAGCAGCAGTGATGAGACGAGGCCACAGCATGCCACGCTGCACATGGGGGGCGACAGTGAGGGGGATGAGGAGGAGACAGATCAGACTGAG CTCCTCGCTCCAGAGAAGAAACCTTCTGGATTCTGGACTTTCCAGTACTATCAAGACCTCTTTGATGTAGACACTTACCAG GTGCTGGACAGGATCCGAGCTTCCTTCATCCCCATTCCTGGGAGAAACTTTGTCCGGCATCATCTGCGAAACAATCCAGATCTTTATG GCTCCTTCATTTGTATCTCCTGCCAGGGGGACACTTCAgcaatctttggaagcactcaggcttcTGAAGACCAGTGGTTCTGTACCGCGCACGCGCAAGAGAGGGcgctggcacatgcgcagtacagagcggcccgtcttcagaagccTGAGTGCTTCCCAAGTCTCCCCAACCCGGGAGATACCAGCCACAACTGCTAA
- the TIMM29 gene encoding mitochondrial import inner membrane translocase subunit Tim29 — MAGRYIGALWRRSCSSSAAPVVEAQIKPGFWERMKNRKFVIWTKGLLRDYGAACKDIAVDAKERPGKAALYISLLAGAAVCSSKAPSEHSFECSLLEASCTLLLLSPWTRSGRSDQHVQRLTELRNEGRLRHINFMVFSLMYEAPYDEECDLYPTHCPHLKPRLTDFPSRVLDIGFFGHWWLLQQMMKDYDINEEEFSHLPAHMKTISYNNLHSLENEKLYDLKFKHVMNEDKIPDA; from the exons ATGGCGGGCCGCTATATCGGGGCTCTGTGGCGGAGGTCGTGCTCCAGCAGTGCGGCCCCGGTGGTGGAGGCGCAAATTAAGCCAGGATTCTGGGAGCGGATGAAGAACAGGAAGTTCG TCATTTGGACTAAAGGCCTCCTGCGTGATTATGGTGCGGCCTGCAAAGACATAGCTGTTGATGCCAAAGAACGACCTGGCAAAGCCGCATTGTACATTTCCCTTCTTGCTGGTGCTGCTGTTTGCTCATCCAAAGCACCCTCTGAGCACTCCTTCGAATGCTCGCTGCTAGAAGCCTCCTGCACTCTCCTCCTACTGTCCCCCTGGACCAGAAGTGGAAGGTCTGACCAACACGTCCAGAGGCTGACGGAGCTGAGAAATGAGGGACGCCTGCGTCACATCAACTTCATGGTCTTTTCTCTTATGTATGAAGCCCCTTACGATGAAGAATGTGACCTCTATCCCACCCACTGTCCTCATCTTAAGCCTCGCCTCACTGACTTCCCCAGCAGAGTCCTGGACATTGGCTTCTTTGGACACTGGTGGCTGCTACAGCAGATGATGAAGGACTATGATATAAATGAAGAGGAGTTCAGTCACCTCCCTGCTCACATGAAGACCATTTCCTATAACAATCTTCACTCTTTGGAAAATGAGAAGCTGTATGATCTCAAGTTCAAACATGTGATGAATGAGGATAAAATACCTGATGCTTAG